Proteins encoded within one genomic window of Agelaius phoeniceus isolate bAgePho1 chromosome Z, bAgePho1.hap1, whole genome shotgun sequence:
- the MED18 gene encoding mediator of RNA polymerase II transcription subunit 18, producing the protein MEAPPVTMMPVTGGTINMMEYLLQGSVLDQSLESLLHRLRGLCDNMEPETFLDHEMVFLLKGQQASPFVLRARRSMDKSGMPWHLRYLGQPEIGDKNRHALVRNCVDIATSDNLTDFLVEMGFRMDHEFVAKGHVFRKGIMKIMVYKIFRILMPGNTESIEPLSLSYLVELNVVAPAGQDIVSDDMRNFAEQLKPLVHLEKIDPKRLM; encoded by the exons ATGGAGGCGCCGCCGGTGACCATGATGCCCGTCACGGGCGGCACCATCAACATGATGGAGTACCTGCTCCAAG GGAGCGTGCTGGACCAGAGCCTGGAGAGCCTCCTGCACCGCCTGCGCGGGCTGTGCGACAACATGGAGCCCGAGACCTTCCTGGACCACGAGATGGTGTTCCTGCTGAAGGGGCAGCAGGCCAGCCCCTTCGTGCTGCGCGCCCGGCGCTCCATGGACAAGAGCGGGATGCCCTGGCACCTGCGCTACCTGGGACAGCCCGAAATCGGTGACAAGAACCGCCACGCGCTGGTGCGCAACTGCGTGGACATCGCCACGTCTGACAACCTGACGGACTTCCTGGTGGAGATGGGTTTCCGCATGGACCACGAGTTCGTGGCCAAAGGGCACGTGTTCCGCAAGGGCATCATGAAGATCATGGTGTACAAGATCTTCCGCATACTGATGCCAGGAAACACGGAGAGCATTGAGCCGCTCTCCCTCTCCTACTTGGTGGAGCTCAATGTAGTcgcaccagcagggcaggacattGTTTCTGATGACATGAGGAACTTTGCTGAGCAGCTGAAGCCTCTAGTACACCTGGAGAAAATTGACCCCAAAAGACTAATGTGA